The Scophthalmus maximus strain ysfricsl-2021 chromosome 7, ASM2237912v1, whole genome shotgun sequence genome includes a window with the following:
- the tnni1c gene encoding LOW QUALITY PROTEIN: troponin I, skeletal, slow c (The sequence of the model RefSeq protein was modified relative to this genomic sequence to represent the inferred CDS: substituted 1 base at 1 genomic stop codon), translating into MKLEPEKAAREEEKVRYLEEKLAPLQMTALNVDDLQNLCKQINAKIDTVDXERYDCEVKVIKNYRDIHELKLKVQDLGGKFKKPALRKVRVSADEMMKALFGSKNKESMDLRANFKSVKKEDIKQEKELTNEMGDWRKNVEAMSGMEGRKKMFDAAGGGQ; encoded by the exons ATGA AGCTGGAGCCCGAGAAAGCtgcaagagaggaagagaaggttCGATATCTGGAAGAGAAGCTTGCACCGCTGCAGATGACTGCTTTAAATGTGGATGACCTGCAG AATCTCTGCAAGCAGATTAACGCAAAGATTGACACGGTGGACTAGGAGCGGTACGACTGTGAGGTCAAAGTCATCAAGAACTACAGAGAT ATCCATGAGTTGAAGCTAAAGGTGCAGGATCTTGGAGGAAAGTTTAAGAAACCAGCTCTGAGGAAGGTGAGAGTATCAGcagatgagatgatgaaagCTCTGTTTGGGTCCAAAAATAAGGAATCCATGGACCTGAGGGCAAACTTCAAATCTGTGAAGAAAGAGGACATTAAACAAGAGAAG GAGCTGACCAATGAGATGGGCGACTGGCGTAAGAATGTGGAAGCCATGTCTGGTATGGAGGGCCGGAAGAAGATGTTTGATGCAGCTGGAggtggacaataa